Proteins from a single region of Pseudomonas fulva:
- a CDS encoding TonB-dependent siderophore receptor encodes MQHQRNCISKRRPIASAVLIVGLLSTMPSLTVRAAEASPEVAEQVRQDFDIPAQPLPDALDAFSAQSGYQVIYNANEVSGQSSVTVQGTYSADEAIRGLLSASAAQLSRPNASSFVIILPVTAGTSLQLDALSISGKAPGSTTEGTGLYTTYSSSSSTRLNLSLKETPQALTVMTRQRLDDQKLTTLNEVLEQTPGITASHTSISAENNTYWSRGFQINNFEIDGVPTSSRIDNSTHYTAMYDRVEIVRGATGLISGTGTPSATINLIRKRPTFEPQASVSAEAGSWDRYGLGVDVSGPLTETGNVRGRLVLDYKDQKYWVDRMSSDAALVYGITEFDLTESTLLTLGFSYANTHTNAPLRAGFPAYFSNGQKTDFSRSTNSSPDWAYYDRKVTNLFGSIEHTFDSGWSAKAELSHTQNSFDQLTSYLNGSIDQQTGEGAYLYPNRWTGTPRQDTLDAYVTGPFSLFGREHELIVGTTLSRYREHTPERGGWYGPWTGYDGTIDNFFTWDGSGPRPDTTPVGKSLIDENQYAAFLTSRFHVTDNTHLILGSRVTDWKRENESISYSGDNRKDSQNRHGIFLPYAGLVYDLNDTWSLYGSYTKIFNPQQYGMKDTNNKALDPQEGVGYELGVKGSFNDDKLNASLAVFKIEQDNLAVYLRDPDIYTLEQGTTTEGVELSLDGELAQGWQAMAGYAYSVSTDQDERRIVTNIPRHSIKTFTSYRLPGALSNITVGGGANWQSKYGQDLRTFTQGSFAVVNLMTRYDVTRDLSVKLNLNNVLDKKYYGYADSWVVYGEPRNFMTSMEYRF; translated from the coding sequence ATGCAGCACCAACGCAACTGCATTTCCAAGCGCCGTCCGATCGCCAGCGCCGTACTGATCGTGGGTTTGCTTTCAACAATGCCTTCATTAACGGTGAGGGCGGCAGAGGCTAGCCCTGAGGTAGCCGAGCAGGTTCGACAGGATTTTGATATTCCGGCTCAGCCATTGCCTGACGCGCTAGATGCCTTCAGTGCGCAAAGTGGCTACCAAGTTATCTACAACGCCAACGAAGTCAGCGGCCAATCCTCTGTGACGGTTCAAGGGACGTACAGCGCTGATGAGGCTATCCGCGGGTTGCTCAGCGCAAGTGCTGCGCAGTTGAGCCGGCCCAATGCCAGCAGCTTCGTCATCATACTTCCAGTCACTGCAGGCACTAGTCTGCAGCTAGACGCCTTGAGCATTTCTGGCAAAGCGCCGGGCTCGACCACCGAGGGTACCGGGCTTTACACCACCTATTCTTCAAGCAGTTCCACTCGTCTAAACCTGTCGCTGAAGGAAACCCCACAAGCGTTGACGGTAATGACCCGCCAGCGTCTGGATGATCAGAAGCTCACCACGCTCAATGAGGTGCTGGAGCAGACCCCTGGCATCACCGCCTCGCACACCAGCATCAGCGCTGAGAACAACACCTATTGGTCGCGCGGCTTCCAGATCAACAACTTCGAGATCGATGGTGTTCCGACCTCCTCGCGGATCGACAACTCCACCCATTACACCGCCATGTACGATCGGGTCGAAATCGTGCGCGGCGCCACCGGGCTGATCAGCGGCACCGGTACGCCCTCGGCGACCATCAACCTGATTCGCAAACGGCCCACGTTCGAGCCGCAGGCCAGTGTCAGTGCCGAAGCTGGCAGCTGGGATCGCTATGGCCTGGGGGTCGATGTATCGGGGCCGTTGACTGAAACAGGCAATGTGCGCGGGCGCCTGGTGTTGGACTACAAGGATCAGAAGTACTGGGTCGACCGGATGTCCTCCGATGCCGCGCTGGTGTATGGCATTACCGAGTTCGACCTGACCGAGTCGACCTTGCTCACCCTCGGTTTCAGCTACGCCAACACGCATACCAACGCACCGCTACGAGCGGGCTTTCCCGCGTATTTCAGCAACGGCCAGAAGACCGACTTCTCGCGCTCTACCAACAGCTCTCCCGACTGGGCCTACTACGACCGTAAAGTGACCAACCTGTTTGGCTCCATCGAGCACACTTTCGACAGTGGTTGGAGCGCCAAGGCCGAACTGAGCCATACGCAAAACTCCTTCGATCAGCTTACCAGTTACCTCAACGGCAGCATCGACCAGCAGACCGGCGAGGGGGCCTACCTATACCCCAACCGCTGGACTGGAACCCCGCGCCAGGACACCCTCGATGCATACGTCACCGGCCCGTTCAGCCTGTTTGGCCGCGAGCATGAATTGATCGTTGGCACCACGCTCTCGCGTTACCGCGAGCACACTCCGGAGCGTGGCGGCTGGTACGGGCCATGGACCGGCTATGACGGGACCATCGACAACTTCTTCACCTGGGATGGTAGCGGGCCACGGCCTGACACCACGCCAGTAGGCAAAAGCCTGATCGACGAAAACCAGTACGCAGCTTTCCTGACCTCGCGCTTTCACGTTACCGACAACACCCACCTGATCCTTGGCAGCCGGGTAACCGACTGGAAGCGTGAGAACGAGTCCATTAGTTACAGCGGCGATAACCGCAAGGACAGCCAGAACCGGCACGGGATCTTCTTACCCTATGCAGGCTTGGTCTACGACTTGAACGACACTTGGTCGCTCTACGGAAGCTACACCAAGATCTTCAATCCACAGCAGTACGGCATGAAAGACACCAATAACAAGGCGCTCGACCCGCAAGAAGGCGTGGGCTACGAGTTGGGGGTGAAGGGCAGCTTCAACGACGACAAGCTCAACGCCAGCCTGGCGGTGTTTAAGATCGAGCAGGACAACCTGGCGGTGTACCTGCGAGACCCGGATATCTACACCCTCGAACAGGGCACCACCACTGAGGGTGTCGAACTTTCGTTGGATGGTGAGCTGGCGCAAGGCTGGCAGGCAATGGCCGGCTACGCCTATAGCGTCAGCACCGATCAGGATGAGCGACGCATCGTGACGAACATTCCGCGTCACAGTATCAAGACCTTCACCAGCTACCGCCTACCAGGCGCGCTGAGCAATATAACCGTAGGTGGCGGGGCGAACTGGCAGAGCAAATATGGGCAGGATTTACGCACCTTCACTCAGGGCAGTTTCGCAGTGGTCAACCTGATGACCCGCTACGACGTGACTCGCGACTTGAGCGTGAAACTGAACCTCAACAACGTGCTCGACAAAAAATACTACGGCTATGCCGACAGCTGGGTGGTATATGGCGAGCCGCGAAACTTCATGACCAGCATGGAGTATCGGTTCTGA
- a CDS encoding DNA-binding protein, with protein MSAQQELASGESWDLVPLTPKYLQKEHGVYVAAIEAALADDQIRNIALSGNYGVGKSSILREVSRRQESRVVEISLSTLAPIEASKLDESVPIQATTPTNRIQQEIVKQLLYREDPSKTPASRFRRIERFRWIREIGTALLLGLAVSVIFLLTGWTAQIASVLTPLADMGLWAHIIAWGVAGGAALLVRWRYYGKLHIKQFSAGSATVTLEDNSVSYFDQYLDEIVYFFDVSDRDVVIFEDIDRFNDSHIFETLRALNTLLNSSPQVEKPIRFIYAIKDSIFDRIGLEGEGRKLEPNVLEMDDPAQAETVRANRTKFFDLVIPVVPFITHRSARNLAVQLLGEVKYEVAPELLDLAARYVPDMRLLKNVRNEFIVFHDRIFSGDGKQLKLSETDLFAMMLYKSTHLTDFETIRLGTSRLDILYTVSRKLVTENIKRIERERRELRQRLARIDGAATRSEQLGDRLIAHVQRTAEAADFPWQNVTFTFNRVDWSTDGLKEMSFWTDFVCAKPGDAVLKWINRVNYNSSSLTFTRESISAALGDVLDADSWNEADRQELNEQIEARTEDIKFLRSADLGDLVKRPEFLVDYEGSKQSFEAIAKALLKSGLAYQLVRAGYINCNFTLYTSTFHGDRVSTAATNFIIHHVERDLMDEHFKLLPDDVDAVVRERGKNALKEPALYNIAIFDRLLATDIHAADIMIRSLVDFGESQTRFLQAYLATGEQRRQFIERFTAASTRVLTYLVSQADLDDGSKLELVDVALAHLSASKQRTDTAVSEYLAEHYAELSVLTSCTTKPAQAERIGALFAAVSITLPHLEPLGRQVRPSFVARNLYAVTHKNLAIAIDNTVTVALDVISAASETVYDYVLKHVGTYLKAVEGASATIDANENFLSVIEDVLEQDAANLGAVIECAAPDCEVADLADVSDGAWPALAAHERVPATFSNVSRYVETLGSVDAALATILTAAGEITEISAADEASKTSLAVAILAATDQLPSAALRSKLVASMSLDSYLDVDDIEAEAGVLFPLLLKHDIIADDADSYEHLAQTDWPTRKAFIRESKKFSSYMTPEVVQPDLAMLLASDEVNSAIKEVILKQAAEYAEVAEPRGLKELARFATQNRYELPAVAVQKMAQGGVTAQQIVLLLEPHLASISRQQLFKVLMALDGDYPKLTAVGRDKPRIPNTSADRALLERLKRDGIVSKFDEHESPIKVNKKYK; from the coding sequence ATGAGTGCTCAACAGGAGTTGGCCTCTGGGGAGTCGTGGGACCTGGTTCCGCTTACGCCTAAATACCTACAAAAGGAGCATGGCGTTTATGTCGCAGCCATCGAAGCTGCCCTTGCGGACGATCAGATCCGTAACATCGCGCTGTCGGGAAATTACGGAGTAGGCAAAAGCAGTATCTTGCGGGAAGTCTCTAGACGACAGGAAAGTCGTGTCGTCGAGATCTCGTTGTCGACACTTGCGCCGATCGAAGCATCCAAGCTTGATGAGTCGGTACCTATCCAGGCGACAACGCCGACCAACCGTATCCAGCAGGAGATCGTCAAGCAGTTGCTCTACCGAGAGGATCCGAGCAAGACACCTGCATCCCGGTTTCGACGGATTGAGCGCTTTCGATGGATACGAGAGATAGGCACTGCGCTCCTGCTGGGGCTTGCCGTCTCCGTCATCTTCTTGCTCACTGGGTGGACCGCGCAGATTGCCTCTGTGCTCACTCCGCTGGCAGATATGGGGCTCTGGGCTCACATAATTGCTTGGGGCGTGGCTGGGGGCGCTGCGCTGCTGGTGCGTTGGCGTTACTACGGAAAGCTCCACATTAAGCAGTTTTCAGCAGGGTCCGCAACGGTAACTCTCGAAGACAATTCCGTATCGTATTTCGATCAGTATCTCGACGAGATCGTCTACTTCTTTGACGTGTCAGATCGTGACGTCGTGATCTTCGAGGATATCGACCGTTTCAACGACTCACACATCTTTGAGACGCTCCGAGCACTGAACACGCTGCTAAATTCTTCGCCTCAGGTGGAGAAACCGATCCGCTTCATCTATGCCATCAAGGACAGCATCTTCGACCGCATCGGTCTGGAGGGGGAAGGGCGCAAGCTTGAGCCGAATGTGCTCGAAATGGACGATCCGGCGCAGGCCGAGACTGTGCGTGCTAACCGCACAAAATTCTTCGATCTGGTCATCCCGGTTGTTCCCTTTATCACGCACCGGAGTGCTCGCAACTTGGCGGTGCAACTGCTTGGTGAGGTCAAGTATGAGGTAGCACCGGAATTACTCGATTTGGCGGCGCGGTACGTCCCGGATATGCGCTTGCTCAAGAACGTCCGTAACGAGTTTATCGTCTTTCACGACCGGATCTTCTCCGGCGACGGCAAACAGCTCAAGCTGAGTGAGACCGACCTGTTCGCGATGATGCTCTACAAGAGCACGCACCTGACGGACTTTGAAACGATCCGGCTCGGTACGAGCAGGCTAGACATCCTCTACACGGTCAGCCGAAAGCTTGTGACCGAGAACATCAAGCGAATCGAACGCGAGCGTCGCGAGCTTCGTCAGCGACTTGCACGGATCGATGGGGCGGCTACACGCAGCGAGCAGTTGGGTGATCGTCTGATCGCGCACGTGCAACGGACGGCAGAGGCGGCAGATTTCCCGTGGCAGAACGTGACGTTCACATTCAATAGAGTCGATTGGTCGACGGATGGTCTCAAAGAGATGAGCTTCTGGACAGACTTCGTTTGTGCAAAGCCAGGCGACGCCGTACTGAAGTGGATCAATAGAGTGAACTACAACAGTTCATCTTTGACGTTCACCCGGGAGAGCATTTCAGCTGCATTAGGAGATGTGCTGGACGCTGATAGCTGGAACGAGGCGGATCGTCAGGAGCTGAATGAGCAGATCGAAGCGAGGACGGAGGACATCAAGTTCCTGCGGAGCGCCGACCTTGGCGATCTTGTAAAGCGACCGGAGTTTCTCGTCGATTATGAGGGGAGTAAGCAGTCTTTCGAGGCAATCGCGAAGGCACTGCTGAAGTCGGGACTGGCCTACCAGCTTGTGCGGGCCGGGTACATCAACTGCAACTTCACGCTGTACACGTCAACGTTCCACGGTGATCGCGTGAGCACGGCTGCGACAAACTTCATCATTCACCATGTCGAACGGGACCTGATGGACGAGCATTTCAAGCTTCTCCCGGACGACGTGGATGCCGTTGTTCGTGAGCGAGGTAAGAACGCATTAAAGGAACCGGCGCTCTATAACATCGCCATCTTCGATCGCCTTCTAGCAACCGACATTCATGCTGCCGACATAATGATCCGTTCCCTGGTTGATTTCGGGGAGAGCCAGACGAGGTTTCTGCAGGCGTACCTCGCGACTGGCGAGCAGCGCCGGCAATTTATTGAGCGATTTACAGCAGCCTCAACGCGAGTGCTTACGTATCTTGTGAGCCAAGCTGACTTGGACGATGGTTCAAAACTGGAGTTGGTAGACGTTGCCTTGGCGCACCTTTCAGCCTCAAAGCAACGAACGGATACTGCGGTATCTGAATACTTGGCGGAACACTACGCTGAGCTTTCGGTGCTTACGTCTTGCACGACTAAACCTGCCCAGGCAGAACGTATTGGCGCGCTCTTTGCGGCAGTTAGCATTACTCTGCCTCATCTGGAACCGCTAGGTCGGCAAGTTCGCCCGTCGTTCGTAGCGCGCAACCTGTACGCGGTTACGCACAAGAACCTCGCAATCGCCATCGACAATACGGTAACCGTTGCGCTCGACGTCATCAGTGCAGCTAGCGAGACGGTATACGACTATGTGCTCAAGCATGTGGGCACCTATCTGAAAGCTGTCGAGGGTGCGTCTGCGACAATCGATGCAAACGAGAACTTTCTCTCGGTGATCGAAGATGTGCTTGAGCAAGACGCGGCTAACCTTGGCGCTGTCATCGAGTGTGCAGCTCCAGATTGTGAAGTTGCTGACCTCGCAGATGTTTCTGACGGTGCCTGGCCGGCATTGGCTGCACATGAGCGAGTTCCAGCAACGTTTAGCAACGTCAGCCGCTACGTCGAGACCCTTGGATCTGTCGATGCAGCGCTGGCGACGATTCTGACTGCTGCTGGCGAGATTACAGAGATCAGCGCCGCTGACGAGGCGTCGAAGACTTCGTTGGCGGTCGCCATACTGGCGGCAACAGATCAGCTTCCATCCGCAGCGCTACGCTCAAAGCTGGTCGCGAGTATGAGCCTGGATAGCTACCTTGATGTTGATGATATAGAGGCGGAGGCAGGAGTACTCTTCCCGCTGCTACTCAAACACGACATCATTGCGGACGATGCGGATTCCTATGAGCACCTTGCACAGACGGATTGGCCGACGCGCAAAGCATTTATCCGTGAGTCGAAGAAGTTCTCCAGCTACATGACACCGGAAGTTGTGCAGCCTGATCTTGCGATGCTCCTAGCAAGCGATGAGGTCAACTCCGCAATCAAGGAGGTGATACTAAAGCAGGCCGCTGAATACGCGGAAGTGGCTGAACCGCGTGGGCTCAAAGAGTTGGCCAGATTCGCTACTCAGAATAGGTACGAACTCCCTGCAGTTGCCGTGCAGAAAATGGCGCAAGGAGGCGTCACAGCGCAGCAGATCGTACTACTACTCGAACCTCACCTGGCGTCTATCAGTCGCCAGCAGCTCTTCAAGGTGTTGATGGCGCTCGACGGCGACTATCCGAAGCTGACGGCGGTGGGGCGCGATAAGCCGCGCATCCCGAACACATCCGCCGATCGCGCACTGCTTGAGCGTCTCAAACGGGACGGAATCGTCAGTAAGTTTGACGAGCACGAGTCACCGATCAAGGTGAACAAGAAATACAAATGA
- a CDS encoding putative bifunctional diguanylate cyclase/phosphodiesterase, with translation MNKTLLGVRALMSVPKDNPGLVKAQYIALARQLPMMYFILLVNTLMLAGTHFAVAPRWLVVYCPLLMTLFGVIRAVEWFRTRKRTRSPAQMLTALKRTNMLAPFVAVAFTAWSLALFPYGDGYTQAHVAFYMAITVIGCIFCMMHLLPAALATTAVVNTAFVVFFASTNIITFVATAIDVLLVSIAMLVILKAQYADFTRLVNMQAHTAKLSEENLHLANQDSLTGLANRRQFFSRLDTQLSRAREQQTRLAVGLIDLDGFKPVNDLYGHSVGDRLLYQVGQRLTGLLDEGVHLARLGGDEFALIITQAMSDDQLWAFGEKICASLREPFLLVDIPIQISGSLGIATFPDQASSATQVYEYADYALYQSKRHRPGTVCLFSAAHRQQLNREGLTEQALRRADLDGEFHVVFQPIVDIHRSQTVAFEALARWQSPELGKVPPCEFIPIAERVGMVNRLTVPLLRKALDTAASWPAGIRLSFNLSAHDCGSQDAAQQIVELIKRSPFDPARLDLEITETAAIQDLPQTQRTISRLRQLGCGISLDDFGTGYSSLSHIHALSLTKLKVDRSFVTAIDVDPASFKIVKSLVALCQDMQLECIVEGVETAAELAALKTLGCTWAQGYLFAKPMPACDIGAWLEGEQLAKVKAV, from the coding sequence ATGAACAAAACCCTGCTCGGCGTGCGAGCGTTGATGTCGGTACCCAAGGACAACCCCGGCCTGGTCAAGGCGCAATACATCGCGCTGGCTCGCCAACTGCCGATGATGTATTTCATCCTGCTGGTCAACACGCTGATGCTGGCAGGCACCCACTTTGCGGTCGCGCCGCGCTGGCTGGTGGTGTATTGCCCGTTGCTCATGACGTTGTTCGGCGTGATTCGTGCCGTGGAATGGTTCCGCACGCGCAAGCGGACGCGCAGCCCGGCGCAGATGCTGACCGCGCTGAAACGCACCAACATGCTCGCGCCGTTCGTGGCCGTGGCCTTCACCGCCTGGTCGCTGGCGCTGTTTCCTTATGGCGATGGCTACACCCAGGCCCATGTCGCCTTCTATATGGCGATCACCGTCATCGGCTGCATCTTCTGCATGATGCACCTGCTGCCAGCCGCCCTGGCCACCACGGCAGTGGTCAACACGGCGTTCGTGGTGTTCTTCGCATCGACCAATATCATCACCTTCGTCGCCACGGCGATTGACGTGCTGCTGGTGTCCATCGCCATGCTGGTCATCCTCAAGGCGCAGTACGCCGATTTCACCCGGCTGGTGAACATGCAGGCGCACACGGCGAAACTCAGCGAGGAAAACCTGCACCTGGCCAATCAGGACAGCCTCACCGGGCTGGCCAATCGACGGCAGTTCTTTTCCCGCCTCGACACGCAATTGTCCCGCGCCCGCGAGCAACAGACTCGCCTGGCCGTGGGGCTGATCGACCTGGATGGCTTCAAGCCGGTCAACGATCTGTATGGCCATAGCGTTGGCGACCGGCTGCTCTATCAGGTTGGCCAGCGCCTGACCGGGCTGCTCGACGAGGGTGTGCACCTGGCGCGGCTGGGCGGCGACGAGTTCGCGCTGATCATCACCCAAGCCATGAGCGACGACCAGTTGTGGGCGTTTGGCGAGAAAATCTGCGCCAGCCTGCGCGAGCCGTTTCTGCTGGTGGACATTCCCATCCAGATCAGTGGGTCACTGGGCATCGCGACCTTCCCGGACCAGGCATCCAGCGCCACCCAGGTGTACGAATATGCCGACTATGCCCTGTACCAGAGCAAGCGCCACCGCCCCGGCACGGTGTGCCTGTTCAGCGCAGCCCATCGCCAGCAGCTCAACCGCGAAGGGCTGACCGAACAGGCCCTGCGCAGAGCCGATCTGGACGGTGAGTTTCACGTGGTGTTCCAGCCGATCGTGGACATTCACCGTTCGCAAACCGTCGCCTTCGAGGCACTGGCACGCTGGCAAAGCCCGGAGCTGGGCAAGGTGCCGCCCTGTGAGTTCATCCCGATCGCCGAGCGCGTCGGCATGGTCAATCGCCTCACGGTGCCATTGCTGAGAAAGGCGTTGGATACGGCCGCCAGCTGGCCTGCGGGTATCCGTCTGTCATTCAACCTGTCGGCCCACGACTGTGGTTCGCAGGACGCTGCCCAGCAGATCGTCGAACTGATCAAGCGCAGCCCCTTCGACCCGGCCCGTCTCGATCTCGAGATCACCGAAACCGCGGCCATCCAGGACCTGCCGCAGACCCAGCGGACCATCAGCCGGTTGCGCCAACTGGGCTGCGGCATTTCCCTCGACGACTTCGGCACCGGCTATTCCAGCCTGAGCCACATCCACGCACTGTCGCTGACCAAACTGAAGGTGGACCGCAGCTTTGTCACCGCCATCGACGTCGACCCGGCCAGCTTCAAGATCGTCAAGTCGCTGGTCGCCCTGTGCCAGGACATGCAGCTGGAATGCATCGTCGAAGGCGTGGAAACCGCCGCCGAACTCGCCGCCCTGAAAACCCTCGGCTGCACCTGGGCCCAGGGCTACCTGTTCGCCAAACCCATGCCTGCCTGCGACATCGGCGCCTGGCTTGAAGGCGAGCAATTGGCCAAGGTGAAGGCGGTTTGA
- a CDS encoding TonB-dependent siderophore receptor, producing MTHCKPRAIPTTVSWQRTATAALFCAPLVAVPLSVTAQEATTISEEEAYRLAPIIVNTQAAASDDASTVVAQELWVGGKVATNILNTPASVSVITQKEIEQRSASTTEEVLKYTPGVIADYYSTDDRNDYFQIRGFNATTYRDGLTLGSMRGVREDSFAYERVEVLRGANSTLFGPADPGGSVNFVTKKPRFDKFGQVYASYGSFNHKETGIDVGDSLNADQTLAYRFTGKFQDSDREYDHSQDDNNFLMGGLTWAPTAFTSATLVVDHLRQDSTPNSGGYPMDREYDRDEFFGEPTYNFHDVERTNVSGSFSHNFDNGFTLSSNLRYSDLSDKYGYAYISDAAGHSGTLVDRGYLGYDSEAEQFNGNVILQYDARFENIDSSSIVGVEYLDSSSKGVSVYGSADPIDVANPRYTGVSAPIIYENKDRDNKVKSVFLQQNLSFYERFILTFGMRNDSMDVSETDYLAGSKASDSFSENSFRGALTYIVTDEVSTYISMVESVAPPEVGTTPERGTQYEVGVKYSPTAINALFSAAVYELTQEDVATAVVQQNGVIDQQTVGEQRVRGLELEAKTEITDNLSLVGGYTYMDTEVLRGALQVWNGAAYDVVSIKGNRLVTAPKHSASLWSYYSVPGTDVSVGLGARYVGAYYFNDLNNNGESKGTTVFDAAFNYQIAKGTDLAVNVSNLFDEQHVVGRGSANYYNSGREVTAKVSYNW from the coding sequence ATGACTCACTGCAAACCCAGGGCCATTCCCACCACCGTGTCCTGGCAGCGAACCGCTACGGCCGCCCTGTTCTGCGCGCCGCTGGTTGCCGTTCCCCTGAGCGTAACTGCCCAGGAGGCCACCACCATCAGTGAAGAGGAGGCCTATCGCCTTGCGCCGATCATCGTCAACACGCAGGCGGCCGCCAGCGATGACGCCAGCACGGTGGTCGCTCAGGAGCTTTGGGTGGGGGGCAAGGTTGCGACCAACATTCTCAATACGCCGGCTTCGGTTTCGGTGATCACGCAGAAGGAAATCGAACAGCGCAGCGCCAGTACGACTGAAGAAGTGTTGAAGTACACACCAGGCGTTATTGCCGACTACTACAGCACCGATGATCGCAATGACTACTTCCAGATCCGAGGCTTCAATGCTACAACCTACCGCGATGGACTGACCCTGGGGTCGATGCGCGGCGTGCGTGAAGATTCGTTCGCCTATGAGCGTGTCGAAGTATTGCGTGGGGCCAACTCGACGCTGTTCGGCCCTGCCGACCCTGGTGGCTCGGTGAACTTCGTGACCAAGAAGCCGCGCTTCGACAAGTTCGGGCAAGTCTATGCAAGCTACGGTTCTTTCAATCACAAGGAGACGGGTATCGACGTCGGTGATTCGCTGAATGCGGATCAGACTCTCGCGTATCGATTCACTGGTAAGTTTCAGGACAGTGATCGGGAATATGACCACTCACAAGACGATAATAACTTCCTCATGGGGGGACTGACTTGGGCTCCGACGGCTTTTACCTCGGCCACGTTAGTGGTGGATCACCTGCGCCAGGACAGCACGCCGAACAGCGGCGGTTACCCGATGGACAGGGAGTATGACCGCGACGAGTTCTTTGGCGAGCCAACCTACAACTTCCATGATGTCGAGCGCACCAATGTCAGTGGCAGCTTCAGCCACAACTTTGATAATGGCTTTACGCTGAGCAGTAATCTGCGTTACAGCGATTTGTCCGATAAGTACGGCTACGCCTATATCAGTGACGCTGCCGGTCATAGCGGAACTCTGGTTGACCGGGGCTACCTGGGTTACGACAGTGAAGCTGAGCAGTTCAATGGCAACGTCATCCTGCAATACGACGCGCGTTTCGAGAACATCGATAGCAGCAGCATCGTGGGCGTGGAGTATCTCGATTCCTCAAGCAAAGGGGTTTCCGTATATGGTTCGGCAGATCCAATTGATGTAGCCAATCCGCGATATACCGGTGTTTCTGCACCGATCATTTATGAGAATAAGGACCGAGACAACAAGGTCAAGTCTGTATTCCTGCAGCAAAATCTGTCGTTCTATGAGCGTTTCATTCTCACTTTCGGTATGCGCAACGATTCCATGGACGTTTCGGAAACCGACTACCTAGCCGGAAGCAAGGCGTCTGATAGCTTTTCGGAAAACTCCTTCCGCGGCGCGCTGACTTATATTGTCACTGACGAAGTATCCACCTACATCAGCATGGTCGAGTCCGTCGCTCCACCTGAAGTGGGCACTACTCCAGAGCGCGGCACACAATACGAAGTCGGCGTGAAGTATTCACCGACAGCGATTAATGCGCTGTTCTCTGCCGCTGTCTATGAGCTGACTCAGGAAGACGTCGCCACAGCAGTCGTGCAGCAGAACGGCGTTATCGATCAGCAGACTGTGGGCGAGCAGCGTGTGCGTGGCCTTGAGCTGGAGGCCAAGACGGAGATTACTGATAACCTTAGCCTGGTAGGTGGCTACACCTATATGGACACCGAGGTGCTGCGCGGCGCGCTGCAGGTATGGAACGGCGCGGCCTATGACGTCGTATCAATCAAGGGTAACAGGCTGGTTACTGCTCCGAAGCATTCAGCCTCGCTCTGGAGTTACTACAGCGTGCCGGGAACGGACGTCAGTGTCGGCCTGGGCGCCCGTTATGTAGGTGCCTATTACTTCAATGATCTAAACAACAACGGCGAAAGCAAAGGCACCACGGTATTTGATGCTGCGTTCAACTACCAGATAGCTAAAGGTACTGACCTGGCTGTTAACGTCAGCAATCTCTTTGACGAGCAGCATGTGGTCGGTCGCGGTAGTGCGAACTACTACAATTCTGGCCGCGAAGTCACTGCCAAGGTGAGTTACAACTGGTAA
- a CDS encoding PH domain-containing protein: MIDFNNKGFFKLKQNDEYAQRVSDLLLEDEQVIDAYKSMRDGVVFTDKRIIAVNVQGLTGSKKDFTSLPYKNIVAYSIETSGTFDLDSELEIYFSSLGKVKFEFTGKTAMVEISKLISAHVFG, translated from the coding sequence ATGATCGACTTCAATAACAAGGGCTTTTTCAAACTCAAGCAGAACGACGAATACGCCCAGCGCGTCAGCGACCTGCTGCTGGAAGACGAACAGGTCATCGACGCCTACAAATCCATGCGCGACGGCGTGGTGTTCACGGACAAGCGCATCATCGCGGTGAACGTGCAGGGCCTTACCGGCAGCAAGAAGGATTTCACCTCCCTGCCCTACAAGAACATCGTCGCCTACTCGATCGAAACCTCCGGCACCTTCGACCTGGACTCGGAGCTGGAAATCTATTTTTCCTCACTCGGCAAGGTGAAATTCGAGTTCACCGGCAAGACGGCGATGGTGGAGATATCCAAGCTGATTTCGGCCCATGTTTTTGGCTGA